From one Thermodesulfobacteriota bacterium genomic stretch:
- a CDS encoding ferritin family protein: MSYDFNADEIFEMAEQIERNGASFYRKAAESIDDPAEKKLLLDLAVMEDEHEKTFADLRANLSDQEKTATVFDPEGETALYLRALADARVFFEKKIDVTSMEEILKEAILAEKDSIVFYLGMKEMVPETFGQTKIDAIIKEEMGHIKLLSGKLVALKK, from the coding sequence ATGAGTTACGATTTTAATGCAGATGAAATATTTGAAATGGCCGAGCAGATTGAAAGAAATGGCGCTTCCTTTTACCGAAAGGCGGCAGAATCGATTGATGATCCCGCTGAAAAAAAGCTATTGCTCGATCTTGCCGTCATGGAAGATGAACATGAGAAAACATTTGCCGATTTGAGAGCGAATCTGTCTGACCAGGAGAAAACCGCAACCGTATTCGACCCTGAGGGTGAGACAGCCCTTTATCTTCGCGCATTGGCCGATGCCCGGGTATTCTTTGAAAAAAAGATCGACGTCACTTCCATGGAAGAGATCTTAAAAGAGGCAATCCTGGCTGAAAAGGATTCCATCGTATTTTACCTGGGTATGAAAGAAATGGTTCCGGAAACTTTTGGGCAAACAAAAATTGATGCCATCATCAAGGAAGAGATGGGGCATATCAAGCTGTTAAGCGGTAAGCTGGTTGCCCTAAAAAAATAA